The window CTTGCCTCTCATCTTCGTTGAGTCGCCCGCGCCGTGGGATGCAGTCGAACCGCCGCTACGCGTGACCGGAGTTTCAAACACGTTCGAAGCGACGCTACTCCTCGAACTCGTGGATTCGGGCGGGCGGATCATCTTCGAGGGCATGGCCACCGCCACCGCCGGCTCAGGCACATGGGGCACATTCGACGTCGTTATCGACTACGAGGCTGAACTCGAAGGAAGCGGATCGCTCATCGTGTTCGAGGAGTCGGCCGAAGACGGCTCACGCATCAACCTCAAAGAGATCCCGATCGACCTCAAGCGCTGAGGCAGCGACCGCAAACGCGATGAGGGTCATTCATGGGCCTCACGCTCTGGTACGGCGTCGTCATCTTCGACCGGCCGGGTAACGATGTACACGCTCACGATCGAAGCCGCAACAACCATCGCCGTCGGCGCGGCGATGGCCACGAACGTACTCGACGCGGTGAGAACGACAATGACGCTTGAGATCAATATCGCTGGCCACAATGTGAGTAGCGCGGCTCTCTTCGCTCTTCGCGGAACGCCGCCGCCGTAGATGAATCCTGCCACGTAGCCCCCGAACCGCGGATGCGTGACGAGCCATCGATGCATGCGCTCGGATGAGCGTGCGAAGCAATACGCGGCAAGCAGCAGAAACGGCGTCGTAGGCATCACTGGCAGTACCATTCCTACGACGCCGAGTCCCAGCGACACCGTTCCAAGAATCAGCAGCGCCGGACGAACGAGGGCGTTCACAGGGTGTCCTACCCGAGTCTCGCGGCGACGATCCTCGCGACCTCGGCCTTGTCGCAGTTCCCGCCGGTCACCTGTCCCACGAGTCCGATCACCCGGCCCATCTCGCGCTTGTCCGAGACTCCCTCCTCGGCAAGTATTCGATCGACTATCGCGGCAAGTTCCTCGCCGGTCACCTGAGTTGGCAGATAACCCTCAAGGATGGCCACCTTTTCCCGTAGCGATGCGGTCCGCGCCTCATCGGTGCCAGCCTTGATTGAGCCCTCAAGGGTCTCGGCCGTCTGCTTGAGCACCTTCTTCAGCGCCGAAACGACCTCGGCTTCAGCGGCGTCTCGGCGAGACTCCTTCTCGAGTGCGTCGACCTCGCTCTTGACAAGGCGCAACACCGACACGCGCTGCTTGTCGTGTGCGCGCATCGCGTTCTTGATCTCCGAGATAAGCGACTCTCTATCCACTCCGTGACCTCCTTGCCTAATGAAGATCAAGCGCGTCGTGAACCTTGTCAACTTCAGCCTTAAACGCGTCGAGTACAGGCTGGATCGCCCGCAACGCCTCGCTGGCGGTCATTTCATCGGGTACCTGCGCCGTGGCGTCGACCAATTCGTCATAGGCGGCCT is drawn from Clostridiales bacterium and contains these coding sequences:
- a CDS encoding YbaN family protein, encoding MNALVRPALLILGTVSLGLGVVGMVLPVMPTTPFLLLAAYCFARSSERMHRWLVTHPRFGGYVAGFIYGGGVPRRAKRAALLTLWPAILISSVIVVLTASSTFVAIAAPTAMVVAASIVSVYIVTRPVEDDDAVPEREAHE
- a CDS encoding GatB/YqeY domain-containing protein, whose product is MDRESLISEIKNAMRAHDKQRVSVLRLVKSEVDALEKESRRDAAEAEVVSALKKVLKQTAETLEGSIKAGTDEARTASLREKVAILEGYLPTQVTGEELAAIVDRILAEEGVSDKREMGRVIGLVGQVTGGNCDKAEVARIVAARLG